One window from the genome of Alosa alosa isolate M-15738 ecotype Scorff River chromosome 15, AALO_Geno_1.1, whole genome shotgun sequence encodes:
- the LOC125307966 gene encoding protocadherin Fat 3-like encodes MKLTPGVALRAARACDQGFPERQHAHRHCGDRPASMTAPAGLASCSARRSAGGRGPGQPVTRVWAWDADEQAMPLHYSLLSGDERGLFKPTPERAVDAGVRLHTTGDTRLDREQLETAVLHGRRREDEVWPPRTTAARRLTILDENDNAPQFEPTECRVSVRAHSCSLSAPLRFRRGTLTKALNATATYSLCKPEASQSQLCWMWDRTAPSESAKLTSRWTQESLPASASRPSLPQLPSPWDGAEVGGVRVLGVNDPRPPSSRQPMRPASRRPPWDPGHAGSLPWQRGGERPPGGSRPVVINTRDEDSSPSNRQVTYHITGGDRAGVFGLGLVQGEWTLYVRNSLDREQQDHYIINVTATDGLHASIVSVDVTVTDANDNSPVCEQALYSLSVLEDVKVGSVLLRVRATDADLDSYAQIRYTLTGDGAHNFSLHPHTGELKTAVELDRETTSQYTLVAVATDGGGLSCSAQVSITLLDVNDNAPQLGQSELAASVYENTPTKALITRIQAMDPDLGAGGRVLFSLLDSEGVFALDAESGVLSLERPLDREQRSAWRVCVLASDQGVPPLSARANLTVSVLDVNDNPPVFERRDYLTALPEDVAVGTEVVRVYAASKDIGTNADIYYSIRHGNQLGHFSIHINTGAISVWRPLDFETCSGYFLTVEARDGGTPPLSAVTMVNINVSDVNDNAPVFSRDAYSATISEDAAIGDSVVKVTAEDMDSPLNGAVLYSIAGGDREKQFFIEPITGLIRVNKPLDRETVMTYSTHDSEQLSQAAW; translated from the exons ATGAAGCTGACCCCTGGCGTGGCGCTGCGGGCTGCCCGCGCCTGCGACCAGGGCTTCCCCGAGCGACAGCACGCCCACCGTCACTGTGGAGATCGCCCGGCGTCAATGACAGCGCCCGCCGGATTGGCCAGCTGCTCTGCACGCAGGTCAGCGGGGGGGCGGGGCCCGGGGCAACCTGTGACACGCGTGTGGGCCTGGGACGCAGACGAACAGGCCATGCCCCTCCACTACTCGCTGCTGTCGGGCGACGAGCGTGGCCTGTTTAAGCCCACCCCTGAGCGGGC TGTGGACGCGGGTGTCCGCCTCCATACCACGGGCGACACGCGCTTGGACCGGGAGCAGCTCGAGACGGCTGTCCTTCACGGCCGGCGCAGAGAGGATGAGGTATGGCCGCCGCGGACTACTGCAGCGCGGCGCCTGACAATCCTGGACGAGAACGACAACGCGCCGCAGTTCGAGCCAACAGAGTGCCGCGTCAGTGTGAGAGCACACTCCTGCAGCCTCTCTGCTCCACTCAG GTTCAGGCGTGGGACGCTGACCAAGGCTCTTAACGCGACAGCTACCTACAGCCTGTGCAAGCCCGAGGCTAGCCAATCACAGCTCTGCTGGATGTGGGATCGGACAGCG CCCTCCGAGAGCGCCAAGCTGACCAGCCGCTGGACGCAGGAATCTCTGCCTGCCTCAGCGTCTCGCCCCTCCCTGCCACAGCTGCCGTCGCCGTGGGACGGCGCGGAGGTGGGAGGGGTCAGGGTTCTGGGCGTGAATGACCCGCGCCCGCCTTCCAGTCGGCAGCCTATGAGACCAGCATCCCGGAGACCGCCCTGGGACCCCGGTCATGCAG GCTCGTTACCATGGCAGCGTGGCGGAGAGCGACCCCCAGGGGGAAGTCGTCCAGTGGTGATAAACACACGGGACGAGGACAGTTCCCCTAGCAACCGCCAGGTCACCTACCACATCActg ggggagaCCGTGCGGGTGTGTTTGGTCTGGGGCTGGTGCAGGGTGAGTGGACGCTCTACGTGCGGAACTCTCTGGACAGGGAACAGCAGGACCATTACATCATCAACGTCACGGCAACCGACGGACTCCACGCCTCCATCGTGAGTGTGGACGTCACGGTTACGGATGCCAACGACAACAGCCCTGTGTGTGAGCAG gcgctGTACAGCCTGTCGGTGTTAGAGGACGTGAAGGTGGGGTCGGTGTTGCTGCGTGTCAGAGCGACGGACGCTGACCTGGACTCCTACGCTCAGATCcgatacacactcacaggagaTGGAGCACACAACTTCAGcctgcacccacacacag GTGAGCTAAAGACTGCGGTGGAGTTGGACCGTGAGACCACGTCCCAGTACACGTTGGTTGCTGTGGCGACTGATGGGGGTGGGCTCTCCTGCAGTGCTCAGGTGTCAATCACACTACTGGATGTCAATGACAACGCCCCTCAGTTGGGCCAATCAGAGCTCGCCGCCAGCGTCTACGAGAACACGCCCACCAAAGCCCTCATCACACGCATCCAGGCCATGGACCCAGACctgg gtgcgggTGGTCGCGTCCTGTTCTCCCTGCTGGACTCTGAGGGTGTGTTTGCGCTGGACGCTGAGTCGGGTGTGTTGTCCCTGGAGCGGCCGCTGGACCGGGAGCAGCGGTCTGcgtggcgagtgtgtgtgttggcgagtGACCAGGGAGTTCCACCGCTGTCCGCTCGCGCCAACCTGACCGTCAGCGTGCTGGACGTCAACGACAACCCGCCCGTCTTCGAGCGCCGCGACTACCTGACCGCGCTGCCCGAGGACGTTGCCGTGGGAACGGAGGTGGTGCGCGTGTACGCGGCCAGCAAAGACATCGGAACCAACGCAGACATCTACTACAGCATTCGCCATGGCAACCAGCTCGGACACTTCAGCATACACAtcaacacag gggctaTCTCGGTGTGGCGGCCGCTGGACTTTGAGACGTGTTCTGGTTACTTCCTGACTGTGGAGGCGAGAGATGGCGGGACTCCTCCCCTTAGTGCTGTTACCATGGTGAACATCAACGTGTCGGACGTGAACGACAACGCGCCCGTCTTCAGCAGAGACGCCTACAGCGCCACCATCAGTGAGGATGCTGCCATTGGAGACAGCGTCGTCAAG GTGACGGCGGAGGACATGGACAGTCCACTGAATGGGGCGGTGCTGTACTCTATCGCCGGGGGCGACCGTGAAAAGCAGTTCTTCATCGAGCCAATAACAGGCTTGATCCGCGTCAACAAACCACTGGACCGCGAGACG gtgatgaCGTACTCaactcat GATTCCGAGCAACTCTCTCAGGCTGCCTGGTGA